In Mesoplodon densirostris isolate mMesDen1 chromosome 2, mMesDen1 primary haplotype, whole genome shotgun sequence, the DNA window acaacagcaaaaaacagaATGTGGTGCATCACACTGGTAACTATTGGACATCCTTTCCAGAAGCCAACCAATTTGATGAAGGGCAATGTAGGCAGGGCTGTTCAAAGTATGGACCCCACAGTCAGGTGACCAGCGTGtgggtcccagctctgccccttactcgctgtgtgacattgggcaggTTCTGTAAACTCTCTCTtcttcagtgtcttcatctgtaaaatggggtcatGCTAGTACCTACATCATTGGGTTGCATTGAGAAATATATGActtaatgtatataaagcacaATTAAAAATTAACCTAGGAATCCTAGGTGTGAAGGAAAGATAAATGCTTCCTCATCAATTTCAAGAGCAAACAGCCTGAGTCACCAGAATCCCTGAGACATACTTCCCTAAGGGCTCAGCATGTTTACAATGTCTGCCCCACAATGACTCTTTTTCTTCAAAGGTAAATGGGAGCAGAAGGATTCCTTACTGATGAAGGTAGCCTAGCTGCTAGGTCACCATGCCCCTTAAAGCCAACACCTGTCAACAGGTGAAGAAGGAAAACAAGTATATACTGCATGGCTCCCTGCAACTGCCCATTCATTTGATATCTCTCAGGATTATACTGTGAAGTATTTTTCAGcattcagtatttaaaaaattcttcccaTGGGATTTTATTTCCCAggaaaagaaatctcttgcaggTTATTTGTTACCTCTACATCTATGAAGGCAACACACTCTATTTCCCAGATGTCACATTAAAAATCTGTCTCCACTCAGAATTGGCACCAATGTTATCTTTTAGCTAGTATTTggtccagaaaaagaaaataaagagaagatgATTTGATGCTGCTCGTTTCCTTGAGGAAGCACTTTCTCCTATAAGGTTTTGAAAAGCAGTATTCAGACAAAGCTCAGGTAGTCCCTCCCAAAGTGTATCCAGTGAACCATTTCTGCCTGGGTCCCCACAGCCCTGTGAGCTTGGGATGGTGGGTTGGGTGCTTGGGTCCTATTCATGGCCTAGTGCAGTGTTTGCTTGGTGACCATATGATAGGCAGTAatgttgaatggatgaacaaagttCCTTCCTGCAAACCTGAGTCTCCATCACCATCTATgttgtattaaatatttacttgCATTTTGCTTGGGTTCAAATGGAGGTACCCTCCTATCACACCCACAGGCTCTCCCTCCTGCCAGGAGCCTTTGCTTCTCCCATCTCAGCAGCTCTGGCCATTCTGGTGACTTTCCCAGGATCCCTCTTGgcttagtctgctagggctgatataacaaaataccactggCTGGGCGGCTTCATCAGTagacatttattcctcacagttctggaggctggaagtctgagatgagGGTGCCAGCTTGGTCGGGTTCTGGCTCAAAGACgccaccttctcgctgtgtcctcacatggcctttcctcagcATGTATGCTGGCAAGACATCTCTCATCCTTTCCTTCTGAGGGCGCTAATCCCATCATGGGCCCCACACTTCATgatctcatctaaccctaatcacctcccaaaggccctgccCTCCAATACCAccatattgggggttaggactttgacatatgaattttagggggaaacagacattcagtccatagcacctgCTCATGCTGGCCCATAGGCGGGCACACCAGAGGCAAATTgaagccaaagataaaaataaaaatcttgaaatccacctagagaaaaattaaacattactTACAAGGGAACAACAATTTGCATAACCACAGGACCCTCATAGGAATTATAGGGACCAGAATCCAGAACACATTTACAGGCTGAAAGAAAAGCCActtgtcaaccaagaattctatgttcacaaaaatatccttcaagaatcaaggcaaaataaatatatacctagaagaaggaaaactgagaGGATTTGTTTCCACTAGACCTGCATTACAAGAAATGATCAATGAAGTTTTTCAGGCTGAAGggaaatatatgtgtaaatacaAAAGCCTATTTCTCCTCTTAATTTCTTTGAAATACTGTTAGAAGGAAAATTTATAACATTGTCTTATGAGACATACAGTATAAGTAGATGTAAAACTTATGACAACTATAGTTTAAAATATGGTGGGAGAGGGTTAAGGATCCAATTGGGTGCAagatttctatatttttacataaagTGGTACAATATTAACTTTACTAAACTGAAAAGTAAGGATGCATATTGTGAAACCTAGAGCAAATTCTAAGATATAATGCAAAGAGGTATATCTGAATGTTCAGcagataaattaaaatggaattccataaaatattcaacaaatacaaaaaataaagaaagagggaTAGAGAACAAGAAACATTTgggcaaagagaaaacaaataataaaatggtagcCTAATTGAACcacatcaataattacattaaatattaatgGGCTGAACACTGCAATTAAAGGAGATTATCAGAGTGAATAATAAGACAAGACCCAACCATATGTTATTTATAAAAGGTATAGTTTAAATATGACACAAGTAGATTGAaaatgaatggatagaaaaaaataCCATACAATGGGAGCATAATCAGGTAAGAGTGACTATGTTACTATcagtaaaatagactttaaggccaaaaatataaaagagagagACCtttcataaagataaaagaattgaCTCATGAGGACAACATGACAGTCTTAAATGTGTATGTGCCCAATAATAGATCCCTTCAACACATAAAGCAAAATTTACAGAACTGAAGGGGGAAATAGTTCCACACCATAGTTGGAATATTTCAATACCCCTTTCTCAGCAGATGATGGGGGAAAAATCAGTAAGACAAAGAGgacctggggaattccctggcagtccagtggttaggactgggcaCTTTCacagcagggggcatgggttcgatccttggtctgggaactaagatcccgctaGCCGCTAGCCgcaaggtgcagccaaaaaaaaaaaaaaaagacaaagaggatCTGACCAAGACCCTCGATCACCTTTACCAAATTGCTATATGTAAAACACTACATCCAACAAATGAAGCAGGGTGGGATCAGAGGCTGCCTCTGACCCAGGGCTGAACCACTCAACAGACAGACTTGAGACCTTAGTACTGCAGAGGTATCAAAGCATATGAAGAGGAAATTAGGAAAGAATTTAATAGATCCCAAAGAAAGCATTAATATAaccatctagggcttccctggtggcgcagtggttgggagtctgcctgccgatgcaggggacacgggttcgtgccccggtctgggaggatcccacgtgccgtggagtggctgggcccgtgagccacgaccgcTGAGCCtacgggtccggagcctgtgctccgcaacgggagaggccacaacagtgagaggccggcgtaccgaaaaaaaaaaaaaatatatatatatatatatataaccatctAGGAATGATCAATATttgattttcttccatttattttgtgATGCGGGATTGCCCTTGTACTGTCTTTATCTCTAGTGACATGGGATACGAGGCACCAAAATCTTTGCAGCGTTGCCTCTCTCTCGATCTCATTCACCCATTTGTTCATATAGGTCCCTCCAGGATGGCACACGGTCCCCTGCCGGCTCTCATAGCCTCTGATTCTAAGAGGGACCCTCTCCTTTTAGACTCAAGATCACAGACAGGAGCGGAAACCAAGATGGCAGTTTCAACCTTCTGTGTGATGCAGAACTGAGAACTTCATGCCTGAAAACATCCCTCGAGTGGACTGGAGAAAAAGCAGCAGCAGGTGACACTGAAATAGGCAGGAGACCTCAACTCAAAACAATACTCCAATTTCCCTTGAAACTCTGAGCTGGGCCAGACTAGCGAATGGTTATGGGAGAGGAGGCCATGCAGGGCTGTAGAGGACCCACAGGGTGACCCAGAGGGAACTGGACGCTGGGAAGGCACCTTGGTTCCCTTGAAAGAAAGTGAGGCTGCTTCAAAACACAgctctaggcttccctggtggcgcagtgcttgagagtccgcctgccgatgcaggggacacgggttcgtgccccggtccgggaagatcccacatgccgcggagcggctaggcccatgagccatggccgctgagcctgcgcgtccggagcctgtgctccgcaatgggagagaccacaacagtgagaggcccacgtaccgccaaaacaaaacaaaacaaaccacagCTCTACATGCTGCCTGCAGGGGCTGGCATTTTCCATTCCCCCTGAAGGATGGGCTGAAAGAATATGAGCTCAAActacagttattattttaaattgagataaCAATCACcagtttaaaatgtacaattcaatggcatttaGTCCATCTGCAGCGATGTGCCACCATCACCCCTATCCagcttcagaacattttcatccccgCACAGAAGGAACCCCGGGACCCACGTGTAGTCACTCcccgctcctccctccctcctgccctagGAAATCAATGtgttctgtctctgtagatttgtccattctggacatttcaaatCAGTGGAATCACAcactatgtggccttttgtgtctggctgctttcactGAAGAGAATGTTTTCGACATCAAAGTGCAGTTTGAGAAACATGAAGTGGCCAGAAAGAAAATTTTTCAAGTAGCAGCCTGGATGCAGAGAAACAACACCATTTCTTTGTGTCCTTTGCAAGCCTGAGGCCTGCGTGTCCAAGAATCAGATGGTGGGAATTTAGCAAAATCACAGTAAGTCTCTTTCCGCTAtcccaattctatttttaaaaaagaagtacatAGAGTATTCAGGTGTTAAGAAATATGTCTAAAGTGTGGACTTTAATTGAAAAGGTTAAGTGTTCACATCAGAGCCATTGACAGTGTCAGATTGTTAAATAAGGTGAAATACtaatgatggggaaaaaaaatacagaagaatgGGCTGCCAATGCCTCGGGGCACTTCTCCTGTGCTTGTAACATTCTGTGTGTACAGCGAAGCCGCTTATGGTTCCCCTTCCCAGCAGAAAATTAAGACAGATGACAGGCGTTATTTCTATGTTTCTATGGAGACATCTGTGATGCCATAGACTGCTCCCAGGACCCCTTAGGATGTGGAGCTTGGGAAGCTGGTCTTCTCCCGGCCTGTGCTTGGCCCTGCACATCCGTGACGGGCTGTGTTCCCCTCGACACCCTGCTCCAGACCCGGAGGACAGGTCCAGGTCATCATTCAGGTAGCCCACCTTGGCCCTCTGCTCCATGTTCCCGATGTTACCGATCAGAGCCAGCACGCCCAGGAAGAAAAGTCTGGTGCCCAACTGGCTAGAGAAGGGCCTGATCGCCCTACGGCAAGTGGCCAGCCGGAACGAACAGACCCCAGAATGGAAACTTCGCCAAAAAGAGCACTCCCTCAGCAAGTCAGCTCAGGCCATCAACCGCTACGACAGGAAGATGGTGCGGAGTCTCGGGAGAAGGGATGGCCTGGCCACATGCAGGTCATCAGGAGATGACCTGCTTCTCCCACTGGATGAAAAGCCTTGAGGGTGGTGGGCTAATAAGAGCATCCCAAATCAGCTTGGCTGATGGATTACAAAGGGTGGATTCTGGGAGTGGATGGAGACTGGGAGAGAAGATGCAGTGTCTGCTCTGAGCCTTCCTTAGGGGAGTCTTGagaaggagggaatggggagcagagaaaataaggaagagCAAGTGCGGGCGGGAAGGTTCAGGAAGGTACCACGCGCTGGCGGAGACTGGAGAGCCACCGCACTCCCCAGGGGCCTCCTAAGTGGACTTGGCTCTGGGCTCAGCCGACTGCAACTTCTAAAGCAAGGTCCCCACGGCCCTCATCAAGCACCCAGCTTTCTGGGAGGGCACAGCCCACTGTGGTCGGCACACACGGCCAGGCCCTGGCGCTCCGCCAGCAGATGGGAGAGGGGCTTCCCGGGTCCCTCTTTTCCTGCTGGTCTCATTTTCCTGCTCCTCAGAGAGATTTCAACAAGGACACCAGCCCCCAGGACAGCGGCTTCCTGTCTGAAATGGAGGCGCTTCGGAGCAAGTTTCTCACACGTCCGGGCTGTCCCCAGTTCAGCACCAGGTCCACGTCCATGACCCACTTTGGTGAGCGTGCCCAGTGGGCCCCCACGTGGGCACCCCCCCAACCACCCAACCCACCCATCGGAGTCCGGGACTCGCACGGGGTCCTGGCACACAGCAGCCTGCGGGGGTGGCCAGAGGGGATGTGTGCAGTGGCCACAGCTGCTGCTTCTGAAATTGGCTCTCAGCTGAGGCCagagtgggaggggggagggagggaaggaaaggcctGTATTTCTGGTCTCCCAGCCCTCTTGCTTTTTCTATTGTCTCACTCACCAAGATTCAATAGAGTTGGGACAGGGGAGGAGAAGTTTGAAGATTCTGGAAGCTTCAGGAAAGAGGTCCATAGGGCCAAAGGCAGCTCATTAGGGACCGAGCCCTGAAAGGAGCCTTAGCAAGCCTCTCGTCTAAGCCTACGTTGTTCTGATATGTATAAGAGGCTCCGAGAGGGCAGCTAAGGCGCCCAGCTGTCACGGAGTGGCGTCGGTCAGGCCAGGTGTCGTCCCAGACCTCCAGCTCCAGGACCTAGGCTACTCCCATTTCCCCACACAGGGCATTTTCCTTAATGGTGTTGACATTGAGGCCAAGTGCCTGCAGCCAGCAACTGGGGTCCTGTCCGTGGATCTCAGGCGGCAGTCAGGCAAAAGTAGGGCCCCGCCCACCCATCCAGGCTCTAAGCTTCCCTTTCTCAGTGCCAGGGCCTCAGAGAGCAGCCAACACTCCAGGACTTAGAGGAGGAGCCACTTCTGCAGGAGGGAACGGGGCTGCCCTCCAGGGAAGGGGATGCACCAAGTTGCAGAGATTAAGTTGCACCTGGTCAGTTTCAGGTGGACACACCAGTGGTGGGTAGGGGAACAGAACTACATTTCGATTCAGTCGCATAGTCCAGTCCTGTGCATCCGCTGAGAAAACCACCTTGAAACCTTACCcaacatttaaaaggaaaagaaatactaGTCTCTGTCCTGGAGTTCTTGGGAAGACTCGGCCTTAGCCGTCATCTGTTGGCACGTTTACCATCCTGCAGGTTCAGCCACGACTCTTGCTCTCCCCGAGGACACGTGCGTCAGCTCTGAGACCTGGAAGGTGACTGAGGACCTGCTCTCTGGTCAGGAGGGCTTGGACATGAAGGTGGACGGTGAGGGCGGGCCTGCTGGGCATTGGGGCATGTGTGACCCATGGGGTTCTCTCCTCGGACCCCAGCCCTGAGGTCCTCTGCCTTCACCTGCAGGGACCCCTGCTCCCTGCAGAGCCACCCGATCATGCCCCATGGAACTCCCTTCCTAGGACCGCCTGCCTGGCCCTGTGTACCTTACACAGGCTCCTGGGATGCATCTCTCCTTGATTAGAGGGACCTACATGCACTGTCCCTACAGACAAACACTTTTGTTCATCCAGAGGTGAAATCCACCCCCAGACGTCTCCTTTACCTGAATTCAAGGAAACACCTCAAAAGTGTCCCCTGTGCACAGGGCAGAGTCAGGATGTCCCCTCTTGTCCTGACCCCCAGGCTCTGGGAATCTTGAAGGGTGCTTTGATGCCTCTCATACACACCGGGCTGGGTGTAGGGGGTGGACGAGGATGTGGAGGAGCCCAGCTGCGCAGGGAAAGGTTTCAGGGGGAATCTTGAAAGGGGGATGTTACAGAAGATCTGGGGCAACTCAGCTCAGGGAGAGTCTGACCGACACCCACCCTCCCTGCCTCTTGACAGGCTGCCGGCTTCCCTTTAGTAAGAGTGCCTGCGAGTTCAATTATCTTTGGAAGACGAGTGAATCCCAGGTGTTGAGCCCGGCCCCCAGCAACCCGGTCCTAGGGCAGAGCTACCCAAGGAAGTGGGTACCTTGGTACATCTCTGTCATCCGCGAGAAGGTACGGCCGAGCGCGGAGCCCAGGCATGGATCCTGGTCCTGGCGCCCCGGCTCCACATCCTGCCCGAGAGGGTGGCCGACCCTGGGGGCTCTTGTTCTAGTATCTGGTTGGCTGTGTAAGCAGGTCCCAGACATGGCCTGAACTGACATCCAGACCCCCTCCCATGGCTTCTACGAATCAGATGTTTTACAAGCCGAGGTCCTGCCGATCTTCATCCCTGTGGGGGGCAGTTTAGGCTGGCCTGGACGTCACCCACTCTTACACAGCTCCCCCCATGAGTCAAGACCTTCAACATccatatattctttaaaatagtaATAGTCAGCTTGATGGGCAAAGATCTACCTACGGGTTGATTCATCGTGGTATCATTTTTTCATCCACGTTTATGAGAGGGACTGGCCCATAATTTACCCACCTTGTCATTCCctgtttgcttttggtgtcagagttTTCTGGcctcataacaacaacaacaaaagctggaaagttttccctctttttctattttctggaagagtttgcaTAAGGTTGGTGTTATTGCTTTGTTAAATTCTGAAGAATTCATCATTGAAGCCATCTGTACCTGGCAATTTCTTACAGggttggtttttaaaataacaaattcaaTTCCTTTTAAGATATTCTGACTTCCTTTTCTCCCGCTTCAGTTTTGGTAAGCTATGTTTTTCTAGGAATGTGCCCATTTCATGTAAATTTTCAAATCTGTGAGCCTAACTCTGTGCACAGGAGTCTCTTAGCACTATTCTTCCAAAGTCTGGAGAAGATTCTGCAGAAGATTGCCTGTTATTTTTGTTCCTGTCATCATTAACttgtgccttctctctttttctctccaccaGTCTTATCAATGTTAAAAGTCTtctcttaggggcttccctggtggcgctagtggttgagagtccgcctgccgatgcagggcacatgggttcgtgccccggtctgggaagatcccacatgccgcggagcggctgagcctgcatgtccggagcccgtgctctgcaatgggacaggccacaacagtgagaggcccgcgtaccgcaaaaaaaaaaaaagtcttctcttAGAatcagcttcatttttttttaacatttttgtttttgttttaagctcGTGAAGCTCTAGTGACAATTATGGAACTGTCACACAAAATGCTGGGTAGTTGGTGGGCACACAACGGGGACTCACGAGCTCTGATAGTGTGGGTCCATGAGtattcattttatctttattccCTAAACTGTACCTCTAATTGTATGATAGATttcatagtttgttttctttagagttcacaatttaaaaacatcGATACCATTGGAacaagcaattccacttttggaaaATAGCCTGGGGATATAATTAGATAGAGTCTCACAGGTATACGTCAAAGGAGGCTCTTTGCAGTGCTGCTAGGAAAAGGAATTCCAGGGGAAGGGCTGCAGGCTGGGCTGCCACCAGGGGCTCACAGCATGTCCTCAGGGTCCTCGTTCCCTCACCTCTGTGTTCGTCTGCCCTGTGGTAGGTAGCACCACCTGTAGCAGCCCCAGAGGAAAGGAGCATCCCCTTCCCGGGAACCACATCTGGTTTGGACACATGGTGTTTAAATCACCATGGCCTGGGTGAAGAAATGGGATTTCTCCATGACTATTTTAACATAATACTATAACTAATTCCCGTATACCCTCCAGATTCCCCGAATGTTAAAATGTTGCCGATTTGCCctgtcctcctctccccaccaccccatctCCCTATATCATCCATTcttgccctgattttttttttccattaaatttgtctgacctttatttatttatttattctttttttttttaagattttttattttattttattttacaaatttaatcagttatacatatacatatgttcccatatcccctcccttttgcgtctccctcccaccctccctatcccacccctccaggcggtcacaaagaaccgagctgatctccctgtgctatgcggctgcttcccactagctatctaccttacgtttggtagtgtatatatgtccatgccgctctttcactttgtcacagcttacccttccccctccccatatcctcaagtccatgctctagtaggtctgtgtctttattcctgtcttacccctatgttcttcatgacattttttttccttaaattccatatatatgtgtcagcatacagtatttgtctttctctttctgacttacttcactctgtatgacagactctaggtccatccacctcattacaaatagctcaatttcatttctttttatggctgagtaatattccattgtatatatgtgccacatcttctttacccattcatccgatgtcTTGCCCTGATTTTTAAAGATTCTCTTCGTGCTATGTTCTTTAGGTTAAATTTCCAgttctttttctgaattcttgAGATGGATCATTGATTTTCCATTGTTTCCCCTAATCCATGCATTCGAAGGCTATAAATCTGTCCTTAATCACAGCTTTTTATTCGCCCGTCTTGACGTGTCCAAATGTTTATTATGATTCagtttagaatattttctaaCTCCCTTTGTGACTCTTCTTCTTGGACTCGTGGGCTCCGTGGAAGCCTATCACTTAACTCCTAGACATTTGGACGACCCCTAGTTATCTTTTCCTTCCAGAATTCTGTCTCtgaccccctccctcttgcctggAGAATCCCCTTTAGTATTTCTCTCAGTTGTCCAGTTCTGCTGGCGACGAATTCTTCCAGTTACTGTTTGTCCAAAAAcacctttattttatcttcagttTTGAATAATTGAAGGCATGGAGATTTTGAGAGTGGATGGTTGACGGGCAGTGGGCCCAGCCCTGACAAGCCCCTTGGAGGTGGCCCTCGGAGGGGGTGCTGGGTAGGTGTCCTCGGTCACACCTGGGGGCTGACTGGGAGTCAGGCCTGGAGGGGAGGCTGCCAGGAGATCCCCGGGCAAGGGTGGCCCTTAAGCAGGAGGTGGCTGGGGATGGCGGATGGGGTGTCCAGGGCAGCGGGCCTGCTCTTCCTGGGCCTGGAACTGCTGCTCTGCGGGCGGCCGGCGGTGCTGGAGGCGCGTCTGAGTGGCCTGACGGTGCCCAGCGCTGCCCTGTTTGTGCCCAGGACCGGTGCCTGTTTGCACTGGGGAAGGAAGTCCAGCGCCTCTCCGAGCTGGAGGTGCAGGTTCAGAAGAAAGACGAGGAGATCCTGGCTctccaggaggagagggaggcctTGAGAAAGCAGCTGAAATGCCTCCTGGAGAGCAACAGCCAGGAGGCCTTGCTGAGCGAGGTCACAAGGGTGAGCAGAGGCAGGCACTCCGCAGGCAGCGGTGGCTTGGATTAGCCTGAACTGTTTTAGCTGTGGAGGTTTCGTGTCCTTGCCTGTAACATCGGAGTGGGCCCCTCCCCCAGGTCTAGGGGGCGCCCTGGAGGAGGCAGGTCGGGGTAGGGCTCTGCGTGGCCCAGGGGAGCAGTCACCGAGTCTGAGAGCTGACTTCTTTCACGTCTGGGGATACAGCCAGTGTTTATGCTGGGTCCTCGCGTGAAGTGGGGGCTGGAGGCTTCCGACCATCACCGGACCCTCTGGCCGCCACCAGAAAAAGCTACCCAGGCACCGATGGTGGGGGACTGGTGGGCGGGGGCAGCAGGAGTCTGGAGAGACCTGGAAGCCTCGTCCTGTGACCCCCGTTCCCCGGGCTCCTGGGGGCTGTCAGACAGGCATGAGCGGGCAGTGCGGGGCAGTGACCTGTGGGCACGTCTGAGGTTGAACCCCCGCCCAACTCCTCCAGACAAGCGGGTTCATTACTGCCAGGCCACTCGCCAGGGCTGCTccggggggcggggcggagccAGAAACCATACGGCCCCCCAGGGCTGCCATCTGCACATTATGGCCCCCTGCCCACCGACAGGGCACCCTTGGCAGGAGGACGGTGTGTCCCCCTTCCAGGAAGACAGGTCTCGGTGGCGCGGCCCTGGGGGTGCTGAAGGTGCAGGTTGAAACCCCGAGGCTCCCACGGGCCTCTTGCAGGAGCGGCCGTCGGAGTCTGCGCCGAAGCTGCAGGGGAGACTGAGCACCCTTAGGACCTTCTCTGGAGGCGAGGAGGAGCCGGAGCACAGGCAGCAGGTGCGGGTGGGCCGGGGCCTCCTCTCCCAGGCTGCCCGTGCgatgcccaggccacaggctcccACCTGCCGTCCTCACCCGGGGGTCCTCGCCCAGGCGACACCCTCGGCCGCACtggaggggagcaggggaggggtgaTGGGGCAGCTCCTGGAGGTGTAACCCCGGCCCCTCCCCCTGAGGGGCCCCCTTCGCAGTGCACCCTCCGCCCCCGTGAATGGCTGAGCCCCTTTCCACAGGGGTGCCCACAGTCCTGCCCAGCATGCCCGTCCCTCCCCCAGATGCAGGGAGAGCACGCCGTGACCGACAGAGGCAAGGACCTGGAAGGAGGCAGCTACGAGGAGGAAGAAGGCCTGGAATGGGAGGCCGAGCAGGCGGCGGACGAGGGGGCGAGGGCCAGTGCCAGCAGGAAGGAGATTCTGCAGCAGAAGCCAGGCGAGGAGGAGGAGACGGCGGCGATGGTGGTGGCCGCGGAGGGCGCCGCGGAGGGGGAGGCCGCGGGCGGGAAGAGGGCTGCCTCCGTGGCCCACACCTTCGAGGGGGAGCTGACAGCCCAGCTGGAGGGGTACGAGCAGCTGGTCCAGGAGCTCCAGTTCCAGCTCGAGATCACCAGGACCAGACACTCCCTGGCAACAGGTGGGAAGTTGGAGGATGATGAGGCGGGGCCAGCAGCGGGCGTGCCCGGCTCTGCCGGCTTTGCCCCACGTCCCTCTCAGCCGGGACCATGTGGCGGCAGCGCTGGAGCCCCGGGCTGGGAGCCAGTAGCCCTCAGCCTGCAGTCTCAGCCTGGAGCCCTCGGGATGACGCGGTGACCAgcgccctctcctcccctctcgcTCTCGCCTCACCCAGGTGCCATCATGTCTTTACAACGACAAGTGGAAATCCAAGAGTCCCAACTGCAGAGCTTCAACACGGAGAACGAGGCGCTGCAGAAGGAGCTGCGAGAACGGAAGCAGCAGCTGCGAGCCATGTCCGACAAGGTGGCCGTGTCCTCCGGCACGTCACAGGCGTCCTCCCTCTGCGGCTCTGTGACCGGTGCCGTCCGTCCCATCCCCCTGATGGAGGCGCTTGACTAGGGAGCCGATAGTGGCGGAGCTGGGGTTCACACCCTGCCCCGCCGTGCTCTGCACTGCCCTCTGTCCCCAGCAGTCATCTCTGTGTCCTGGGCCACTGGGCTCCTGGCCATTTCTCAAGCATCTCCTGGCCCCTGGGTCCCAGGGCTGAGACCCCCACGGACCTTAGGGAAATCGCCAATGCACTGAagcatttgtatttgtattttttaatttgattttattttttggccacgctgaaTGGCTcacaggatcttagctccccgacagggatggaacccggaccCTCGGCAACAAAAGCATgcgtggagtcctagccactggaccgccagggaatcccctgaagca includes these proteins:
- the CCDC27 gene encoding coiled-coil domain-containing protein 27, producing MLPIRASTPRKKSLVPNWLEKGLIALRQVASRNEQTPEWKLRQKEHSLSKSAQAINRYDRKMRDFNKDTSPQDSGFLSEMEALRSKFLTRPGCPQFSTRSTSMTHFGSATTLALPEDTCVSSETWKVTEDLLSGQEGLDMKVDGCRLPFSKSACEFNYLWKTSESQVLSPAPSNPVLGQSYPRKWVPWYISVIREKDRCLFALGKEVQRLSELEVQVQKKDEEILALQEEREALRKQLKCLLESNSQEALLSEVTRERPSESAPKLQGRLSTLRTFSGGEEEPEHRQQMQGEHAVTDRGKDLEGGSYEEEEGLEWEAEQAADEGARASASRKEILQQKPGEEEETAAMVVAAEGAAEGEAAGGKRAASVAHTFEGELTAQLEGYEQLVQELQFQLEITRTRHSLATGAIMSLQRQVEIQESQLQSFNTENEALQKELRERKQQLRAMSDKFSNLREDKKHEEMMGLMEKDNLLLRQRVSELEKELVKRGRTISELEAEVSQLQAQVNQSQDHLQRRKQLQEEMQSKNEMIQQEKQQARVALESAQSRLERLRNKIIQATFTTIGFKSLATEISDNDILEALQRIISERTDYYNQLKQKGVKVPPLQQSEILSSPSKSKKITSK